Proteins co-encoded in one Marinobacter qingdaonensis genomic window:
- the dnaG gene encoding DNA primase encodes MSGLIPQRFVEDLLDRLDLAELIGSRITLKKAGANYKACCPFHDEKTPSFNVRPDKGFYHCFGCGAHGDAISFVREFEGLGFTEAVEELAKRAGLEVPYDRAAKQEIQQARTLTDALDFASRFYQSALASQQGSYARDYLAQRGLDEAIVQQYQIGYAPATGTALFEAAETSLKGPLIETGTVSDKYGRPRDLFRNRVMFPIRNSRGRTVAFGGRTLGDDKAKYINSPESDVFHKSREIYGLFEAKQALRQLDKLLVVEGYMDVIALAQHGIHYAVATLGTATNQDSLTALLKQVRHVVFCFDGDQAGFRAADRAMENALELMADGLHLQFLMLPEGEDPDTLVRKEGPEAFQQRIDGATPLSRYLFDRQSEGLDLQLPEHRGELKARVEPMLNKMPKSTLRDAMWHEMLRLCSGRNQWQGRQQGGKGQWKGERRDRITEERIDVKLSKDSLLCLALLEAPEMATEVVELARSSRQYGQARSFASWMLEQDIRERKTLVRSLALDNQARERFFHLFDGIEHIPARESTLAAARELLSPNEEASRQQRLATLLRNFANLSAEERSELRTLSSGTQD; translated from the coding sequence ATGAGCGGACTGATCCCTCAGCGTTTCGTCGAAGACCTGCTTGATCGCCTGGATCTGGCAGAGCTGATCGGATCCCGCATCACCCTGAAAAAAGCCGGCGCCAACTACAAGGCCTGCTGCCCGTTCCACGATGAAAAAACGCCGTCCTTCAACGTGCGGCCGGACAAGGGCTTTTACCACTGCTTTGGTTGCGGCGCCCACGGTGACGCGATCAGCTTTGTTCGGGAATTCGAGGGTCTGGGGTTCACCGAGGCGGTGGAGGAGCTGGCCAAGCGGGCCGGGCTGGAAGTGCCCTACGATCGGGCCGCGAAACAGGAAATCCAGCAGGCCCGGACGCTGACCGACGCTTTGGACTTTGCCAGCCGCTTTTACCAGTCGGCACTGGCCAGCCAGCAAGGAAGCTACGCCCGGGATTATCTGGCCCAGCGGGGCCTGGACGAGGCCATTGTCCAGCAGTACCAGATTGGTTACGCGCCGGCGACCGGCACTGCGCTGTTCGAGGCGGCCGAAACCAGTCTCAAGGGGCCACTGATCGAGACCGGGACCGTCTCGGACAAGTACGGCCGGCCCCGGGATCTGTTCCGTAACCGGGTCATGTTCCCCATTCGCAACAGCCGGGGGCGGACCGTGGCTTTCGGCGGCCGCACGCTGGGCGACGACAAGGCCAAGTACATCAACTCTCCCGAGTCCGACGTGTTCCACAAGAGCCGGGAGATCTACGGTCTGTTTGAGGCCAAGCAGGCCCTGAGGCAGCTGGACAAGCTGCTGGTGGTCGAGGGCTACATGGACGTCATCGCCCTGGCCCAGCACGGCATCCATTACGCGGTGGCGACCCTGGGCACGGCGACCAACCAGGACAGCCTGACCGCCCTGCTGAAACAGGTCCGGCACGTGGTGTTCTGTTTCGACGGCGACCAGGCCGGATTCCGGGCCGCCGACCGGGCCATGGAAAACGCCCTGGAACTGATGGCCGACGGCCTGCACCTGCAGTTCCTGATGCTGCCGGAGGGCGAAGACCCGGACACACTGGTTCGCAAGGAGGGCCCCGAGGCCTTCCAGCAGCGCATCGACGGCGCCACGCCGTTGTCCCGGTACCTGTTCGACCGGCAAAGCGAAGGGCTGGATCTGCAGCTGCCGGAGCACCGGGGCGAGCTGAAAGCCCGGGTCGAGCCGATGCTGAACAAGATGCCCAAGAGCACGCTGCGGGATGCCATGTGGCACGAGATGCTCCGGCTCTGCAGCGGCCGCAACCAGTGGCAGGGCCGGCAGCAGGGTGGCAAGGGCCAGTGGAAGGGTGAGCGACGGGACCGGATCACCGAGGAGCGCATCGACGTCAAGCTCAGCAAGGACAGCCTGCTGTGCCTGGCGCTGCTGGAGGCCCCGGAAATGGCCACCGAAGTGGTGGAGCTGGCACGCAGCTCCCGCCAGTACGGCCAGGCCCGCAGCTTTGCCAGCTGGATGCTGGAGCAGGACATCCGGGAACGGAAAACGCTGGTGCGCTCACTGGCCCTGGACAACCAGGCCCGGGAGCGGTTTTTCCACCTGTTCGACGGGATTGAACACATTCCCGCCCGGGAAAGCACCCTGGCGGCGGCTCGGGAATTACTTAGCCCGAACGAGGAGGCATCGCGCCAGCAGCGGCTGGCCACGTTGCTGCGCAACTTTGCCAACCTCAGCGCCGAGGAACGCTCGGAGCTGCGGACCCTGAGTAGCGGCACTCAGGACTGA
- the rpoD gene encoding RNA polymerase sigma factor RpoD, with protein MSGNSQKSRLKDLIARGKEQGYLTYAEVNDHLPEDIADPDQVEDIIRMINDMGIQVTEETPDADTLLMTEGDSTADEAAAAEAAAALAAVETDAGRTTDPVRMYMREMGTVELLTREGEIVIAKRIEEGIRDVMAAVAHFPGTAGTVIQAYDRIIENEGRISDIVTGFLDPDDAEPFMGEDTSTDSSDDSDSSDDDDDSSEEETDNGPDPEETRLRFELLKEKLNAADKALAKHGRADKKTQDALNELGQVFAPFKLANKAFDELVNVVRSTNDLVRENERAIMQICVRDCKMPRKDFIKSFPGNETNLEWADKITKSKKPYAAPMVERVDEIVRLQKRIQNVQTEVDLDVADVKEINRRVSIGEAKARRAKKEMVEANLRLVISIAKKYTNRGLQFLDLIQEGNIGLMKAVDKFEYRRGYKFSTYATWWIRQAITRSIADQARTIRIPVHMIETINKLNRISRQMLQEMGREPTPEELGERMEMPEDKIRKVLKIAKEPISMETPIGDDEDSHLGDFIEDIQALSPVDSATAEGLREATRSVLAGLTARESKVLRMRFGIEMNTDHTLEEVGKQFDVTRERIRQIEAKALRKLRHPSRSDHLRGFIDDQGNQG; from the coding sequence ATGTCAGGCAATTCGCAAAAATCACGTTTGAAAGACCTCATTGCACGAGGCAAGGAACAAGGTTACCTGACTTACGCCGAGGTAAACGACCACCTTCCGGAAGACATTGCCGACCCGGATCAGGTCGAAGACATCATTCGCATGATCAACGACATGGGTATCCAGGTCACGGAGGAGACTCCGGACGCCGATACCCTGCTGATGACCGAAGGCGACTCCACCGCGGATGAAGCCGCGGCGGCAGAAGCGGCAGCCGCCCTGGCTGCGGTAGAGACCGACGCCGGCCGGACCACCGACCCGGTGCGCATGTACATGCGCGAGATGGGGACCGTCGAACTGCTGACCCGCGAAGGCGAGATTGTCATTGCCAAGCGCATCGAGGAAGGCATCCGCGACGTGATGGCCGCCGTGGCCCACTTCCCCGGCACTGCCGGCACGGTTATTCAGGCCTACGACCGCATCATCGAGAACGAAGGCCGCATCAGCGACATCGTGACCGGTTTCCTCGACCCGGACGACGCCGAGCCGTTCATGGGTGAGGACACCAGCACCGACAGCTCCGACGACTCCGATTCCTCCGATGACGACGACGATTCCAGCGAGGAAGAAACCGATAACGGTCCGGATCCGGAAGAAACCCGCCTGCGTTTCGAGCTGCTGAAAGAGAAACTCAACGCGGCCGACAAGGCGCTGGCCAAGCACGGCCGTGCGGACAAGAAAACCCAGGACGCCCTGAACGAGCTGGGCCAGGTGTTTGCGCCGTTCAAGCTGGCCAACAAGGCGTTCGACGAGCTGGTCAACGTGGTCCGCTCCACCAACGACCTGGTGCGCGAGAACGAGCGGGCGATCATGCAGATCTGCGTCCGCGACTGCAAAATGCCGCGCAAGGACTTCATCAAGTCGTTCCCGGGCAACGAGACCAACCTCGAGTGGGCCGACAAGATCACCAAGAGCAAGAAGCCGTACGCGGCGCCCATGGTTGAGCGCGTTGATGAAATCGTGCGTTTGCAGAAGCGCATCCAGAACGTTCAGACCGAGGTGGATCTGGACGTGGCGGACGTCAAGGAAATCAACCGTCGGGTCTCCATCGGCGAAGCCAAGGCCCGCCGAGCCAAGAAAGAGATGGTCGAGGCCAACCTGCGTCTGGTTATCTCCATCGCCAAGAAGTACACCAACCGCGGCCTGCAGTTCCTGGACCTGATCCAGGAGGGCAACATCGGCCTGATGAAGGCGGTCGACAAGTTCGAATACCGCCGCGGCTACAAGTTCTCAACCTACGCCACCTGGTGGATCCGTCAGGCCATCACCCGCTCCATCGCGGACCAGGCCCGCACCATCCGTATTCCGGTGCACATGATCGAGACCATCAACAAGCTCAACCGCATCTCCCGTCAGATGCTGCAGGAAATGGGTCGCGAGCCCACTCCGGAAGAGCTGGGTGAGCGCATGGAAATGCCGGAAGACAAGATCCGCAAGGTGCTGAAGATCGCCAAAGAGCCGATCTCCATGGAAACCCCGATCGGCGACGACGAAGACAGCCATCTGGGCGATTTCATCGAGGACATCCAGGCGCTGTCGCCGGTGGATTCCGCCACCGCCGAAGGCCTGCGCGAAGCGACCCGCTCCGTGCTGGCTGGCCTGACTGCCCGGGAGTCCAAGGTCCTGCGCATGCGTTTCGGCATCGAGATGAACACCGACCACACCCTGGAAGAAGTCGGCAAGCAGTTCGACGTCACCCGGGAGCGGATCCGTCAGATCGAAGCCAAGGCCCTGCGCAAGCTGCGCCACCCTTCCCGCTCCGATCACCTGCGCGGATTCATCGACGACCAGGGCAATCAGGGTTAA
- the folB gene encoding dihydroneopterin aldolase, which yields MADSVLIEGLVVETVVGVYDWERKVDQRLVVDLEMAWDNRVPGASDDVRDALDYAAVSERVTSCLQTLQPQLLEHGAEHLAAELRQAFGIRWLALTIRKPGAVPAAQSVGVRIERGAR from the coding sequence GTGGCAGACAGCGTGCTCATCGAAGGGCTGGTGGTGGAGACCGTGGTCGGTGTCTACGACTGGGAACGCAAGGTCGACCAGCGTCTGGTGGTCGACCTGGAGATGGCCTGGGACAACCGCGTCCCCGGTGCCTCCGACGACGTCCGCGACGCCCTGGATTACGCCGCTGTCAGTGAGCGGGTGACGTCCTGCCTGCAGACTCTCCAGCCGCAACTGCTGGAACACGGCGCCGAACACCTGGCCGCCGAGTTACGGCAGGCGTTCGGGATCCGCTGGCTGGCACTCACGATCCGCAAGCCGGGCGCCGTGCCCGCGGCCCAGTCGGTGGGTGTCCGGATTGAGCGGGGGGCGCGCTGA
- a CDS encoding PEP-CTERM sorting domain-containing protein: MAVALAWGGSASAYMIGSTDVGGVDTLLGETNDLNANPSGSCGPGNSPSTELCWINNLLTDLGMGTTTYVEGDKVEDQSYTTVDGSSSIIAFELSSATEYFFIKNSTWYGLFQNSPELDWAVIDTSLIAAGFNLPRDEFTISHIAPIGGTVEVPEPGTMALLALGLVAMSCRRRFMKS; encoded by the coding sequence TTGGCAGTAGCACTTGCCTGGGGCGGGTCCGCCTCCGCTTACATGATTGGCTCGACAGACGTAGGGGGTGTGGACACCCTGCTTGGAGAGACCAATGACCTGAACGCCAACCCGTCCGGCAGTTGCGGGCCTGGCAATAGCCCCAGTACCGAGCTTTGCTGGATTAACAACCTGCTGACCGATCTGGGCATGGGTACGACAACCTATGTCGAGGGCGACAAGGTGGAAGACCAGTCGTACACCACCGTGGATGGAAGTTCGTCCATCATCGCGTTTGAGCTTTCCAGCGCGACTGAGTACTTCTTCATCAAGAACTCAACCTGGTACGGGCTTTTCCAGAATAGCCCGGAGCTGGATTGGGCGGTCATTGATACCTCTCTGATTGCGGCCGGCTTCAACCTGCCGAGAGACGAGTTTACCATCAGTCACATTGCTCCCATCGGTGGCACCGTGGAAGTCCCCGAACCGGGCACCATGGCGCTTCTGGCCCTGGGGTTGGTGGCGATGAGTTGTCGGCGGAGGTTCATGAAGTCCTGA
- the aupA gene encoding alkane uptake protein AupA has protein sequence MASTRLSVRALSLAVTAITTSLSLSTNASMGNLGTTYGVMPVDVATAQSLSMFNDQVSATYYNPAALTKDDRGELTSGLLHAEQELRSANPNADGDVLSSSPSQHVLIGMKTNLGSITRFKHPIYLGFIAGVEKYGKEMLAFRSETTESGQFLQYGKEPLFLNVGGATPIWRGISAGASVRVTLEAAASLEAVSTLGGETSRERLAVNAEPSLKSILGTSIDLGDTICPESDCFFDGWETALTYRTKSSASTSVDSNIIVTQTIPDPGLSLAVATIDSFQPETIALGAQYRGNGWRVGGSVEQQNWSELENEFAGDTIKDQESVSSGDRIRFDDILVPRIGAEYELNQNFAVRAGLAYEESPLKTTRNPELNYLDTDKIVVGLGLSATYNRTRLLAYPIRMDIGYQYQQLQERDFTLVDYDGNETDVTADGDVHVISGSITLKF, from the coding sequence ATGGCTTCCACCCGGTTATCAGTACGGGCGCTGTCCCTGGCCGTTACGGCTATCACGACCAGTCTTTCACTTTCCACCAACGCCAGCATGGGCAACCTGGGCACCACCTACGGCGTCATGCCGGTGGATGTCGCCACCGCCCAGTCGCTGTCCATGTTCAACGATCAGGTGTCAGCCACCTATTACAACCCGGCGGCGCTGACCAAGGACGATCGCGGCGAGCTGACCTCCGGCCTGTTGCACGCCGAACAGGAGCTGCGGTCAGCCAACCCCAACGCCGATGGTGATGTGCTTTCCAGCTCCCCCAGTCAGCACGTGTTGATCGGCATGAAAACCAACCTGGGCTCCATTACCCGGTTCAAGCACCCGATTTACCTGGGCTTTATTGCCGGTGTGGAGAAGTACGGCAAGGAGATGCTGGCGTTCCGCTCCGAGACCACGGAGAGCGGGCAGTTCCTGCAGTACGGCAAAGAGCCGTTGTTCCTGAATGTCGGCGGCGCCACCCCGATCTGGCGCGGCATTTCCGCCGGCGCCTCGGTGCGGGTGACCCTGGAAGCCGCAGCCAGCCTGGAGGCGGTCTCCACCCTGGGCGGCGAGACCAGCCGTGAGCGCCTGGCGGTCAACGCCGAGCCGTCACTGAAGAGCATCCTGGGCACCAGTATCGATCTGGGCGACACCATCTGCCCGGAGTCCGACTGCTTCTTCGACGGTTGGGAAACCGCCCTCACCTATCGCACCAAGTCGTCCGCATCGACCTCGGTGGACTCCAACATCATCGTGACCCAGACCATTCCCGACCCGGGCCTGAGCCTGGCGGTGGCCACCATCGATTCCTTCCAGCCGGAAACCATTGCCCTCGGTGCCCAATACCGCGGTAATGGCTGGCGCGTGGGCGGTTCGGTGGAACAGCAGAACTGGTCCGAGCTGGAAAACGAATTCGCCGGCGACACCATCAAGGATCAGGAATCGGTGTCTTCCGGTGACCGCATCCGCTTCGATGACATCCTGGTGCCGCGCATCGGCGCCGAATACGAACTGAACCAGAATTTCGCCGTACGCGCCGGCCTGGCCTACGAAGAATCTCCCCTCAAAACCACTCGTAATCCAGAGCTCAACTACCTGGACACCGACAAGATCGTCGTCGGTCTCGGTTTGAGCGCCACCTACAACCGCACCCGCCTGCTGGCCTACCCGATCCGCATGGACATTGGTTATCAGTACCAGCAGTTGCAGGAACGGGATTTCACCCTGGTGGATTATGACGGCAACGAAACCGACGTGACCGCCGACGGCGACGTACACGTGATCAGTGGCTCCATTACCCTGAAGTTCTGA
- the plsY gene encoding glycerol-3-phosphate 1-O-acyltransferase PlsY gives MNLPSDPVLTVLLCAAAYLAGSVLFALPVCRLWGLPDPRAQGSGNPGATNVYRTGGWLPAVATLVLDAAKGWLPVWLAHVSGLSVMAQAMVALCAVTGHMVPVFYRFKGGKGVATALGAGLALAPVTTLVMAAIWALVMWRWRISALASLVAIVSGPIISALIEPNTLPLFGLLAILIVVRHRNNLIRLAQGREAGL, from the coding sequence ATGAATCTGCCCAGCGATCCGGTTCTCACTGTCCTGCTCTGCGCCGCCGCCTACCTGGCCGGCTCGGTGCTGTTTGCCTTGCCGGTGTGCCGCCTCTGGGGGCTGCCCGACCCCCGGGCTCAGGGCTCGGGCAACCCGGGGGCCACCAATGTCTATCGGACCGGTGGCTGGCTGCCGGCGGTGGCGACCCTGGTGCTGGATGCCGCCAAAGGCTGGCTGCCGGTGTGGTTGGCCCACGTCAGCGGGCTGTCGGTCATGGCTCAGGCCATGGTGGCCCTGTGCGCGGTGACCGGTCACATGGTGCCGGTGTTCTATCGGTTCAAGGGTGGCAAGGGGGTGGCAACGGCCCTGGGCGCGGGGCTGGCACTGGCCCCAGTCACCACGCTGGTGATGGCGGCCATCTGGGCGCTGGTGATGTGGCGCTGGCGAATCTCGGCCCTGGCGTCACTGGTGGCCATTGTCAGCGGCCCGATCATCAGCGCCCTGATCGAGCCCAACACCCTACCCCTCTTTGGCCTGCTGGCGATCCTGATCGTGGTTCGCCACCGCAACAATCTGATCCGCCTGGCCCAGGGCCGGGAAGCCGGGCTCTGA
- the pgi gene encoding glucose-6-phosphate isomerase, with protein sequence MPDPATELTSSAEWQALEAQRQALDAIPLRQLFADDPGRARRYFIEGAGLALDFSKNRITDDTLQALVALAQRCNLGDHRAALLRGDPVNVTENRPALHTALRHPGPDGITVDGVDVVAEVQATLGRMEELVAQVLSQARTGFTGQTITDVVSIGIGGSYLGPRLVSEALQPYVQNGMRCHFVANIDGTDISEVLRQVRPETTLFLIQSKSFRTQETLKNGEVARQWFLDQGGTETAVGQHFLAVTANGPAAEAFGIQPDNIFPMWDWVGGRYSLWSAIGLPVALTVGMANFRRLLAGAHAMDQHFQDAPLAQNLPVVMALLGVWYNNFWQADTHAILPYDHYLRSLPEHLQQLDMESNGKGVTTLGTALGYDSGPVIWGGVGSNGQHAFHQLIHQGTRLIPADFIIPLESHNPVASHHADLFANCLSQSRAMMTGKTLDEARAELVADGYSADEVERLAPHKVIPGNQPSNTLMMDKLTPETLGALIALYEHRTFVQGVIWQVDSFDQWGVELGKQLGQEILPRLLDDTAPGAGSDSSTDHLIDRFRSVRRR encoded by the coding sequence ATGCCCGACCCAGCCACGGAATTGACCTCGAGCGCCGAATGGCAGGCACTGGAGGCACAGCGGCAGGCTCTGGATGCCATTCCGCTGCGCCAGCTGTTTGCCGACGACCCCGGGCGTGCCCGGCGCTATTTCATCGAGGGCGCAGGGCTGGCGCTGGATTTCTCCAAGAACCGCATCACCGATGACACCCTGCAGGCCCTGGTGGCCCTGGCCCAACGCTGCAATCTGGGAGACCACCGTGCCGCCCTGCTGCGGGGCGACCCGGTCAATGTCACCGAGAACAGGCCGGCCCTGCACACGGCGCTGCGTCATCCGGGGCCGGACGGCATCACGGTGGATGGCGTGGATGTGGTGGCCGAGGTCCAGGCTACCCTCGGGCGCATGGAAGAACTGGTGGCGCAGGTGCTCAGCCAGGCCCGCACCGGCTTCACCGGCCAGACCATCACCGACGTGGTCAGCATTGGCATCGGCGGCTCCTATCTGGGCCCCCGGCTGGTGAGCGAGGCGCTGCAACCCTACGTTCAGAACGGCATGCGCTGCCACTTCGTGGCCAACATCGACGGCACCGACATCAGCGAAGTCCTCCGTCAAGTCCGGCCCGAAACCACCCTGTTCCTGATCCAGTCCAAATCATTCCGGACCCAGGAAACCCTGAAGAACGGCGAGGTAGCCCGCCAGTGGTTCCTGGATCAGGGCGGCACCGAAACGGCCGTGGGCCAGCATTTTCTCGCGGTCACCGCCAATGGTCCGGCGGCCGAGGCGTTTGGCATCCAGCCCGATAACATTTTCCCGATGTGGGATTGGGTCGGTGGTCGGTACTCACTCTGGTCGGCGATTGGCCTGCCCGTGGCGCTGACCGTCGGCATGGCCAATTTCCGCCGCCTGCTGGCGGGCGCCCACGCCATGGACCAGCATTTCCAGGACGCCCCGCTGGCGCAGAACCTGCCGGTGGTCATGGCCCTGCTCGGGGTCTGGTACAACAACTTCTGGCAGGCCGACACCCACGCCATCCTGCCCTACGACCACTACCTGCGCAGCCTGCCGGAACACCTGCAACAGCTGGACATGGAGAGCAACGGCAAGGGTGTGACGACGCTGGGCACCGCCCTCGGTTACGACAGCGGGCCGGTGATCTGGGGCGGCGTCGGCTCCAATGGCCAACACGCGTTCCACCAGTTGATCCACCAGGGCACCCGGCTGATTCCGGCCGACTTCATCATCCCCCTGGAGAGTCACAACCCGGTGGCCAGTCACCACGCGGACCTGTTCGCCAACTGCCTGAGCCAGAGTCGCGCCATGATGACCGGTAAGACCCTGGACGAAGCCCGGGCTGAACTGGTGGCGGATGGTTACAGCGCGGATGAGGTGGAACGCCTGGCGCCCCACAAGGTCATTCCCGGCAACCAGCCGAGCAATACCCTGATGATGGACAAGCTGACGCCGGAAACCCTGGGCGCGCTGATCGCGCTCTACGAGCACCGGACCTTCGTGCAGGGGGTGATCTGGCAGGTGGATTCGTTCGATCAGTGGGGGGTGGAGCTGGGCAAGCAACTGGGCCAGGAGATTCTGCCGCGTCTGCTGGACGACACCGCCCCCGGGGCCGGCAGCGACAGCTCCACCGACCATCTCATTGACCGTTTCCGGTCAGTCCGCAGGCGTTGA
- the tsaD gene encoding tRNA (adenosine(37)-N6)-threonylcarbamoyltransferase complex transferase subunit TsaD: MLILGIETSCDETGVALFDSEQGLLAHALFSQIDMHADYGGVVPELASRDHVRKLLPLCDQVLADAGKARSDLDGIAYTAGPGLVGALMVGGSVAHALGFALGIPVLGVHHMEGHLLAPMLEDNPPAFPFVALLVSGGHTQLVRVDGIGAYEMLGESVDDAAGEAFDKAAKMLGLDYPGGPRVAALAEQGTPDRYRFPRPMTDRPGLDFSFSGLKTFTLNTVNAAREDGGLDDQTRADIALAFEAAVVDTLTIKCKRALEQTGCKRLVIAGGVSANKRLRAGLEKMTAKLRAGVFYARPEFCTDNGAMIAYAGAQRLKAGQQDGERIVAVPRWPMNTLPAITEARANGLVD; this comes from the coding sequence ATGCTGATTCTTGGTATCGAAACCTCCTGCGACGAAACCGGTGTGGCGCTGTTCGACAGCGAGCAGGGCCTGCTGGCCCACGCCTTGTTCAGTCAGATCGACATGCACGCCGATTACGGTGGTGTGGTGCCGGAGCTGGCGTCCCGGGATCACGTGCGCAAACTGCTGCCGCTGTGCGACCAGGTGCTGGCCGATGCCGGCAAGGCCCGGTCCGATCTGGACGGCATTGCCTACACCGCCGGTCCCGGCCTGGTCGGCGCCCTGATGGTGGGCGGTTCGGTCGCCCACGCCCTGGGGTTTGCCCTGGGCATTCCGGTGCTTGGCGTGCACCACATGGAAGGCCATCTGTTGGCACCGATGCTGGAGGACAACCCGCCGGCGTTCCCGTTTGTTGCCCTGCTGGTGTCCGGCGGCCATACCCAGCTGGTTCGGGTGGACGGCATCGGCGCCTACGAAATGCTGGGGGAATCCGTTGACGACGCCGCCGGTGAGGCCTTTGACAAGGCCGCCAAGATGCTCGGCCTGGACTACCCCGGCGGCCCGCGGGTGGCGGCGCTGGCCGAGCAGGGCACCCCTGACCGCTACCGGTTCCCGCGGCCGATGACCGACCGCCCGGGGCTGGATTTCAGCTTCAGTGGCCTAAAGACCTTTACCCTCAACACCGTGAACGCGGCCCGCGAGGACGGTGGCCTGGACGATCAGACCCGGGCCGACATTGCCCTGGCGTTCGAGGCCGCCGTGGTCGATACCCTGACCATCAAGTGCAAGCGGGCGCTGGAACAGACCGGCTGCAAACGCCTGGTCATCGCCGGCGGCGTGAGCGCCAACAAGCGACTGCGGGCGGGGCTGGAAAAGATGACTGCGAAGCTCCGGGCCGGGGTGTTCTACGCCCGTCCTGAATTCTGCACTGACAACGGCGCCATGATTGCCTACGCCGGTGCCCAGCGCCTGAAGGCCGGTCAGCAGGATGGCGAGCGCATCGTCGCGGTCCCGCGCTGGCCCATGAACACCCTGCCGGCGATCACCGAAGCCCGCGCCAACGGCCTGGTGGACTGA
- the folK gene encoding 2-amino-4-hydroxy-6-hydroxymethyldihydropteridine diphosphokinase → MAEQVRVYISIGSNVDRARYVTAALDALDQWFGELTISPVYESEAVGFDGSPFYNLVVGVDTALSVGELSRRFKQLEAENGRRRGAPKFSARTLDLDILTYGDQVGVIEGVELPRGEILKNAFVLRPLADIAPALTHPVCGETYGALWQNYTAGQKLWPIGFTWQGRRISTPAD, encoded by the coding sequence ATGGCCGAGCAGGTCCGGGTCTACATCAGTATCGGCAGCAACGTTGACCGGGCGCGCTACGTGACCGCAGCGCTCGATGCCCTGGACCAGTGGTTCGGCGAGCTGACCATTTCCCCGGTCTATGAAAGCGAGGCCGTCGGTTTTGATGGCTCGCCGTTCTATAACCTGGTGGTCGGAGTCGATACGGCGCTGTCGGTGGGGGAATTGTCCCGGCGCTTCAAGCAGCTGGAGGCCGAGAACGGACGCCGACGCGGCGCACCCAAATTCAGCGCCCGGACCCTGGATCTGGACATCCTCACCTACGGCGATCAGGTCGGGGTGATTGAAGGGGTCGAGCTGCCCCGGGGCGAAATCCTCAAGAACGCCTTCGTGCTGCGGCCCCTGGCCGACATTGCGCCGGCGCTGACCCACCCGGTGTGCGGCGAAACCTACGGTGCCCTGTGGCAGAACTACACCGCCGGCCAGAAGCTCTGGCCGATCGGCTTCACCTGGCAGGGGCGGAGGATCTCAACGCCTGCGGACTGA
- the rpsU gene encoding 30S ribosomal protein S21 gives MPAVKVKENEPFDVALRRFKRSCEKAGVLSEVRRREHYEKPTAVRKRKAAAAVKRHLKKLQREQRKFERLY, from the coding sequence ATGCCAGCTGTTAAAGTGAAAGAGAATGAACCGTTTGACGTAGCACTGCGTCGCTTCAAGCGTTCCTGCGAGAAGGCCGGTGTACTGTCCGAAGTACGTCGTCGTGAGCACTACGAGAAGCCGACCGCTGTTCGCAAGCGCAAAGCAGCCGCTGCCGTTAAGCGTCATCTCAAGAAGCTTCAGCGGGAACAGCGCAAGTTCGAGCGTCTGTACTGA